CTGGCCGATTCGAGTGCGGGCCAGGAAGCCACCAACTACGTGGTGGACGCCCGCCTCTACCGGATGTCGGTGCTGCTGCACGGGCGGGACGACCCGCGCGACGCGTGGAACCAACCGCTGCGGCGCGTCGGCGGCTGGCGCTACCAGATCGATCACGAGTGCGACCCCTTCAACCAGCTGCGTGAAGGGGGCGGCCCGGACGACATCCTGGACGTCCTGTGGGGCGAGGACGCCGCCGGGCTGGTCGACATCAGCAACGTCGACGGTCTGTGGCGTCTGGAGGTCGACGTCGTCGTGCCGTCGATTCTCGTCACTACGGGAGCCGATATCTACCTGACGGTCCTGACCTTCGCCCAGGCCGGCGGCGATCCCGCGGTGGCGCAGAACATCTTCGACGCGACGACGAAGCAGTTGGGTGCGGGCGTGGTGCAGGCCGTCGCCCTCGACCAGACCCGGTGCGACGCCTCGCCCGCGCGGCCCGCGCGGTTCCACTATTTCCGGGGTGTGCGGCCGAGCGGCCCGCTGCCGGTCGGCCTGACGTGGCGGGACTGCTACCTGCCCCTGCCGGGCCTGAAGGGCAGCCTCGAATTGAGCAACGGCGCCATGCAGAGCGGCATGGGCCTGCCGGTCACCAAGGAGTTCCGGATCGTGGTGGCCACGCCGGCGGGCGACTACGTCTGCTCCGGGCCCTGACGGGACGATCCCGGAAGAACGACGAAGGCTCCGGCATGGCCGGGGCCTTCGTCCTGCTCCACGGTGACGGCCGCGGTGCTGCCGGTCTGCTTCATCAAACGCTGAGCGAGCGCCCGTTGTGCGACCGGTCCAGGCCCAGGATGAGGTCGGCGGCGCGGGGGGCCCACGCGTCGGGCCTGGGATAGGCCCCGGCCGCACCGGCCCAGCACGAGCGCAGCATGTCCGTGTCGATGACGCCGGGATTCAGGGCCACGGCCGCCAGCGGCGCCGGCAGTTCGGCGGCGAGGCTGCCGGTGAGCCCCTCGACGGCGTACTTGCTCGCGCAGTAGGGTCCCACCTCGGGCGAGGTCGAGCGCCCCCAGCCGCTGCTCAGGTTCACGACCACGCCGCGACCGGCGGTGATCATGGCCGGCACGAAGGCCCGGACCACATGCACCGTCCCGTTCACGTTCACGTCCATCAGGCGGGCGAACTCGTCGGCCGGCACCTCCCACAGGGGGGCGGGGGTGTTCATCAGGGCGGCGTTGTTGATCACCAGATCGGGTGCGGGGCCCGCCGCGGCGAGACGCGCCGCCCAGGCGGCGACGGCCTCGGCGGCGGCCACGTCCACGGCGGCGAAGTCGTGGGGCGCCCCGTGGAACGCCGCCAGTTCGGCGCAGGCCGCGGCGTCGCGCCCGCAGCCGAGCACCGTGTGGCCCCGCCGCACGAACTCCACCGCGAGGGCGCGGCCCAGGCCGCGGGTGGCTCCGGTCAGGACGATGGTGCGGTGCACGGGAACCTCCTACGCGGCTCAGCCCAGGGCCAGACCGCAGTCGGGGCACTCGGTCGCGTCATCGCCCAGACCGCAGCCGCAGGCCGGGCAGGCGGACGCATCGAACTCGCGGTACAGGCCTTCGGGGCGGTCCGGATGCAGTTCGGTGTACAGGTCGTCGACGAGGGCCGCGGCCCGCTCGTAGTCCGGCCGGCGGACGTAGAGTTCGTATTCGTAGCCGTCCAGCACCGAACCGACCGGTTCGAAGCCGGCGCCCCCCTCGGCCAGGGCGCCGAACACGCGGGAGTAGCTGGGCGTGCCGCCGCGGCCCACGAACCGCGTCCGCGGCAGCAGGGCGGCCGGAATGCCCGCCTCGTGCAGGTGGGCCAGGTAGACGCGCACGATGTCCTCGTGGTCGCCGGTGACGAGGCCGAGCAGGCCGCCGGCGGCCAGGGACTCCCACGAGGCGGTGTCCAGGGCGCCGGGTTCGGGTGTGGGCCCGGGCGCGCGGGTCCACTCCAGGGTCACGTTGCAGTCGGCGCAGTTCAGGGCCGTCGGCCGGTACTCGGCACCGCAGGCGGGGCAGGTCTTCGTCGTCTCCACTTCACCCTCCAATCCATGGGACGATCCCGTCGTGGTCCGGGGCATCATAGCCCCATCGGGAACCCGGACGCCACCCCGCCGTTCTCCCGCTTCGCGTCCGCTCCCGGCGGTTCCGGAGGTGTCGCCCGCTGGACGCCGGGTCCCGGTCTGCTAGAATCACCTGACCTGGGACCGCGGTCCACCCACCCGGAAGGAACCGATCATGCGACTGCTGCAGAGGAAACCCGTTCGCGCGCTGCTGGCTCTGCTCGCGATCGTCGTCGTCGCCGTCGTGGCGGTGAAGGTCTTCCTGCCCGCCGAGAAGATCCGCGACCTCGCCCTGGCCCAGGCGCGTCAGAAACTCGGCCGGGAGATCACGGTGGGCGAGGTTTCGGTGTCCCTGCGCGGGGGCCTGGGGGTGCGGCTGGCCGATTTCGCCGTCCACAACCCGGACGGTTTCGGCGGCGATCCGCTGCTGACCACCGCCGGCCTCGACCTGAAGCTCGCGGTGCGCCCCCTGCTGCACGGCGAGATCCAGGTGCACCGGCTCGTCCTGGACACGCCGCGGCTGAACCTCGTGCGCCGCGCCGACGGCAGCGACAACTTCACCTTCCCGGCGTCGGGCGAGAAGCCGGCCGGAGGGGCGCCGGGCGCCGCGGACGGCGGCGAGGCCCCGCCACCCCTGTCGGTGGCCAGCCTCACCGTGAGCTCCGGCCGCGTGGCCTACACCGACGAGGGCGCGGCCCCCGACGGCATGCGCGGCACCACCGTCGACGGCCTCGCCCTCGGCCTGAGCCTCGACACGACCGCGTCGGGCGCCTACCACGCCGAGGGCCGCGCCACCGCCGAACGCCTGGCCGCCGACGCGTCCCGCGACGTGGCGGTCGACAACCTCGTCCTCGACTTCAGCTTCGACACTCTCGCCGAAGGAATGTACCGCGCGGGCGGGCGCGCCACCGCGGCCCGCCTGGCCGCCGACGGCTCGCCGGGCGTGGCGGTCGACGACCTCGCCGTCGACTTCGCCGTCGACACGCCCGCGCCCGAGGCCTGGCACGCCACCGGGCGGACCTCGGCCCGCCGCATCGCCGTCACCGGCCCCGGCCAGGTGCCCGAGCTCGACGCCGGCCTCGACTTCGACCTGACCTGGGACGGCGGCCAACGGCAGCTCGACCTGGCCCGCGTGGCCGGCGAGGTGCTCGGCCTGCCCCTCGCGGCCGCCGGCACCGTGGCGGTGGCCGACGGCGGCGCGCGGGGTTCGCTCCGGGTGCAGATGGCCGACCAGCCCCTCGCGCGCCTGAAGCCCTTCCTGCCGGCCGACCTGCAGCCCCGCTTCACGGCCGACGGGAAGAGCGGCACCGTGTCCGCGACGGCCGACCTGACCCTCACCGGCAGGCAGGACGTCCCGGTCCACACCCGCGCCGAGATCCGGGCCCGCGACGTGGACCTGGCCCTGGCCCAGCCCTTCCTGCCGCCGGGCCAGAAGGGCCGGCTCGCGGGCCGCGGCGACGTGGCCGCCACCGTCGTCGACACCACCGGCAACCCCGACCGGATCGACTACCGGGGGACCGCGACCGTGCGCGAGGCGTCCTACACCGAGTCGGGCCTGGTCGACGAGCTGCAGAAGCTCGACGGCCGCGTGACCTTCACGCCGACCGCTTTCGTGGTCGAGCAGAGCCGCGCCGTCTTCGCCTCGGGCACCTTCGATCTGACCGGCCGCCTCGACGACCCGTTCCCGTACTTCCTGCCGCCGGAGCTGCAGGCGGGCAAGGCGATGAAGACGCCGCGCCTCGGCTTCGCGCTGCACGCGAAGAAGCTCGACGTCGACCGCCTGATCCCGGCGGCCAGCCCCACGGGCGCGGCCGCGCCGGGCGCCGGGCCCGGCATGACGCGCAAGTCGCCGGTGCCGGACGGCGTCGAGTTCCCGGACATCGTCTGCGACGGCACCGTCGCCGCCGACACGGTGGTGTACATGCAGGTGCCGCTGACGCAGGTGAAGGGGCAGGTGAAGGTGCGCGACCGCCGGCTCAGCGTGCAGGACGTGACGGCCGCCGTGTACCGCGGCACGGTCGCCGGCCAGGTCGACATCGACCTGAACGACCTGCAGCGTCCGGCCTACAGCGGCAACTACGCCGCGCGCAACATCGAGGTGAACGACTTCATGACCCGCTTCGCCGGCCTGTCCGGCGTGCTCTTCGGGGCCTGCAACTTCGGCGGCGACTTCGCGGCGGCCGGCTTCGATCCGGAGGCCATCCGCAACAGCCTGACCCTCGACGCCGACGCCCTCGTGGCCCAGGGCAAGGTCGTCACGCAGGGAAAGGTGTACGAGTCGCTGCACACCGTGGCGACGAAGACGGGGGGCAGCTTCGACCAGGAGCAGGCCCTGCGCGACCTGGCGACCCACGTGAAGGTGCAGGACGGCCGCGTGGGCGTGAGCGAGCTGACCACGCGCCTGGGCCGATTCGCCGACGTGACCGTCGACGGCTCCTATGCCTTCGCGGGCGACCTGGACTACCGCGGCACCCTGCTGCTGACCGAGACCCAGACCGCCGAGATCTTCGCCCGCGGGCCCATGGCGGAACTGGCGAAGCTGCTGGGCTCCCGGCAACCCGCGCGGCTGCGCCTGCCCATCTCGGTCGGCGGCACGCGCACCGATCCGAAGGTGAAGATCGAGCTCGACGGGGTGGTGGACGAACTGCAGAAGCTGGTCGTCAAGGAGCAGGGGCAGAAGCTGGAGGACGAGGCGAAGCAGAAGGTGGGCGACCTGCTGAAGAAGTGGAAGAAGTGACCTCGGCCGACCGGCCCGCAACGGGAAGGCCGGACCGCGGTGGTCCGGCCTTCCCGGCGTGACGGCTCCGCCCGGGGCAGGGCATCAGCCCCCGTCGGTCCCGTCCAGCGTCACCGTGCTCACGTCGACGGTGATCTCGTCGAGGCGGGCCTGGGTCTCGGGGGTCACGTCCTCCTGGCAGCGACCGCCGAGCTGCTTGGCCAGGAACTTCTCCATGGCCACCGCCAGGGCCTTGCGGTTGTTGGGGGCGCGGAAGCCGTGGCCCTCGTCCGGCGCCACGATGTACTCCACGTCCTTGCCCTTCTCCCGCAGCGAGACCACGATCTGGTCGGACTCGTGCTGCTTCACGCGCGGGTCGTTGGCCCCGTGCACCACCAGCAGGGGCACCTTGATCCGGTCGCTGTGGAAGAGCGGCGAACGGGCGATGAGGTCGGTCTTGTCGGCCTCGACCTCGGGGTTGCCCACCTTCTTGTACCACGAGCCCTCGAGGAAGGGCTTCCAGTACTCGGGGAAGCTCTCGATGAGCGTGATCAGGTTGCTCGGTCCCACGTAGGGGATGCCGCAGGCGTAGAGGTCGGGCGTGAAGGTGACGCCCGCGAGGGTGGCGTAGCCGCCGTAGCTGCCGCCGAAGATGGCGACCCTGGCCGGGTCGGCGTAGCCCTCGGCGATCAGCCACTGCACGGCGTCGGTGATGTCGTGCTGCATGGCGCCCGTGCCCCATTCGCGGTTGCCCGCGTTCTCGTAGTGCTTGCCGTAGCCCGTGGAGCTGCGGTAGTTCACCTGCATCACCGCATAGCCGCGGTTGGCCAGGAACTGGGCGTAGGGGTCGTAGCCCCAGAAATCGCGCGCCCAGGGGCCGCCGTGGATGTACATCACCGTCGGCAGGTTCTTCGCCTCGACGCCCTTGGGCAGGGTCAGGTAGCCGTAGATGGTCATGCCGTCGCGGGCCTGGTACTGGACCGGCTTCATGTGCGCGAGGTCCTTCGACGGCAGGTCCGGCCGCGAGCGGTACTGCAGGGTGGCCTGGCGGGTGCCCGCGTCGAAGACATAGACCGAGCCGGGGTCGACGTCGCTGCTGACGGCGACGAGCATGCGGCTCATGTCGTCGGCCATGCTGGTGACGCCGATCTCGCCGTCGGGCAGAGCCTGCTTCAGGTCGGCCCACAGCTTCTTCGCCATCTCGGTCTTGGGGTACACGCGCGTGCGGTCGCCCACGTAGAAGGTGGCGAGCAGCTCGTCGGTCTGGGGGTGGAAGACGGCCCCGCCGAAGTCGACCTGGTTCTCGGGATCCTTCTCGACGAGCTTCATCTCGCCGCTGGCGATGTCCATGAGCATGAGCTGGTCGAGGTCGGCCTCGCCGCGATTGGTCTGGATCCAGCAGTGCTTGCCGTCCGGATGGAAGGCCACGGGGAAGAGGTTCTCCTCGTAGGTGGCCGTGGCCAGCTGGGTCAGGCCCTGCAGGTCGACGCGCAGGATCTCGGCGCCGCCGCCGGGCAGCGGCCGGTAGGCCAGCCGCAGCTCGCCCTCGTTGTCGAAGACCCAGAAGCCCACGTTTTCGGTGTTCTCCCGCACGAGCACGCGCTCGCCCGAGCCGATGTTCACCTTGTAGATGTCGTGGTAGCTGGGGTCGCGGTCGTTCAGGCCCACCATGAGCACGTCGGGCGCGCTCTTGGGCACCGACAGGATCTGGGCGCGCACGCCGTCGACGGGCGTCAGGTCGCGGGCCACGGGCACGCCGGTCTCGGCCACGATGGCGCCCTTGGGGTCGACGGCCCAGACGTGGAAGTTCTCGTCGCCGTTCCGGTCCTGCACGTACAGGAGGTGGCGGCTGTCTCGGCTCCAGAAGTAGCCGGGCACGGGGCGCTCGTCGGCGGTCACGGGCTTGGCCGCGTCGAAGGGGGCGTCGGCGGCCTTGACCCAGATGTTGCGGGCGCCGTTGTAGGGCTTGATGAAGCTCATCCACCGGCCGTCGGGCGAGAGCTGCGAGCCGCTGATCTCGGGGTCGCCGAAGAAGAGTTCGCGGTCGAGGAGGGGGGCGGGACCGGTCGCCGCGGGGTCGGCGGCGGCCTGGCGCGTGTCGGCGCCGTCGCCACCGCAGCCGGCCAGGGCGGCCAGGGCGCTGCAGGCGATGAGGCCCACGAGAAGAACGCGTTTCATGAACGGGCTCCTTGGTCTGGGTGCGGGGATCGTGAAGGGGGCGGCGACACTACGCCCGCCCCCGGCGATTGTTGCAGGCGGGGCAGCGGGGTCCGGATCCGGGAGTCGACATGGGCCCCCCGCTTGTGCTAGGGTTTTCTGTAGGGCAGGGGCCGCGGCGCCGTTCGGCGGACGCGGCCTGGTCGCATGTTCCGCATCCCGAGGTGACCCTTGAGCGCTCCCCACCCGACTCCGCCGCATCTCGGCGACGACCGCAACTTCCGCACCTTCATCGAGACGATCGACGAGATCGTGCTCATCGCCAGCCGGCAGGGCCGCATCGTGTACACGAATCCGGCGACCACGCGCATTCTCGGCTTCACGCCGGCGGAACTGCTCGACATGGCGGTGCCCGACATCCACCCCGAGTGGTGCCGCGAGGAGGCGGTCGCCATCCTCGGCGAGATGCTGGACGGCAGGCGGCAGTCCTGCCCGTTGCCCCTGCGCGGCAAGGACGGCCGCATCGTGCCCGTGGAGACGCGCGTGTGGTTCGGCCGCTGGAGCGGCCAGGACTGCATCTTCGGCCTGTGCAAGAACCTGTCGGCCGAGCAGGAGGCGCTGGAGAAGTTCGAGAAGGTGTTCCGGGTCAACCCCGCTCCCATGGCCCTCTCGGACGGCGAGACGCGGCGGTTCCTGGAGATCAACGCCGCCTATTCGCGGGTGCTCGGCTGGGAACCGGACGACGTGGTCGGGCGCACGGTCTTCGACCTCGACATGGCGGTCGACCCGGAAGCCTTCCGGCAGGCCGGCGGCATGATGAGCCGCTACGGCGTGATCCGCGACGTCCCCCTGCAGGTGCGGAGCAGGGACGGCAACGTGCACGACGGGCTCTTCTCGGGCGAGGTGATCCGGGGCCAGGGCCGCACCTACCTGCTGACCGTGATGGTCGACGTGACGGCCCAGCGCAAGGCCGAGTTCGAACGCGAGCAGGTCATCCGCGAGCTTCGCAGCGCCCTCGACCAGATCGAGGCCCTGCAGCGCATCCTGCCCATCTGTGCGCACTGCAAGAAGATCCGCGACGACCAGGGCTACTGGCAGCAGGTCGAGGCCTATGTTTCCAGCCACACCGGCGCCCGATTCAGCCATGGGATCTGCCCGGACTGCAGGGAAGAGCACTTCGGGGATCTGTAGCCAGACCCCCGTGGCGAAGACATTCAGGCTTCGGGGTCGGCCTCCGGATAGAGTCCAGCCTCGCGCCTGCTCATCTCCCCGGCGATGATCGCCGCGTCTCCGCCCTGGGCGTCCAGCTTCCCCCTGATGTTCCGGAAACTCGCCGCATCCCGGTTCTGGCTCAGCTTGGTCACGTGGTCGAGCTCGGTGACCACGATCTCGAACCCCGAGATCATGGGCAGGAACTGCGCCTTGTACGCGTCCGGCAGGTTGGCGAAGTAGGTCGGCGAGGATTCGTCGCCGTTCTCGAAGTGCAGCGACAGCCGCCGCATGACCGCGGCCAGTTCGTCACCGCCGAAGAGCCGGATGGTGCCGCGGGCGTGCACGCTGAGGTAGTTCCAGGTCGAGCCCACGCCGGGCTCGGTGTACCACGACGCACTGACGTAGGTGTGGGCGCCGGTGAACACCGCCAGCACCCGGGGATTCGCCGCGAAGGCCTTGTGGTGGTCCGAGGCCTTGGCCAGGTGGCCGGTCAGGACGAGGCGGCCGTCGCGCTCGTCGGTGAAGACCGGGACCTGGGTGGCCACGGGGCGCCCGTCGGCGTCGCAGCCGGCGAGCAGCACGAAGGGGTGGGCGGTCATGAAGGCCCGCACGGCCGCGGGGTCCTCGTCCTTGAAGTAGGGGCGGTCGTACATGGAACTCCTGGGCGGTCGGGGTGGGCCGGAGATCGGGTCGGACCACCCCATTATTGCCTCGGATGCCCCGATGCGCCATATTCCCCCCTTCACCCGTCCTGAACCCGCTTTCCGAGGTGATCCGACATGGCCTACGATCCGGCGAAGATCGAGCCCAAATGGCAGCAGCACTGGGACGCCCACGAGACCTTCCGGGCGCCCAACCCCGGCGAGGGCGACGCCGCCCGCAGGCCCAAGTACTACGTGCTGGACATGTTCCCCTACCCGAGCGGCAACGGCCTGCACGTGGGGCACCCCGAGGGCTACACGGCGACCGACATCGTCGCGCGCTACAAGCGCATGACCGGGCACAACGTGCTGCACCCCATGGGCTGGGACAGCTTCGGCCTGCCGGCGGAGAACCACGCCATCAAGACGGGCACGCATCCGGCGGTGACGACGAAGCAGAACATCGCCAATTTCAAGCGACAGTTGAAGATGCTCGGTTTCAGCTACGACTGGAGCCGCGAGGTCGCCACCTCCGATCCCGACTACTTCCGCTGGACCCAGTGGATCTTCACCCGGCTGTACGATCAGGGTCTGGCCTACGAGGGCGAGATGGCCGTCAACTGGTGCCCCGCGCTGGGCACGGTGCTGGCCAACGAAGAGGTGAAGGACGGCCTGAGCGAGGTGGGCGGCCACCCGGTGATCCGCAAGCCCATGAAGCAGTGGATGCTGAGGATCACCGCCTATGCGCAAAGGCTGCTGGACGACCTCGAGGACCTGGACTGGCCCGAGTACATCAAGGACCTGCAGCGGAACTGGATCGGCCGCAGCGAGGGGGCCGAGGTCGATTTCGCGGTCGAGGGTCACGATCAAAAACTGCGCATCTTCACCACCCGCCCCGATACGCTCTTCGGCGCCACCTACATGGTGCTGAGCCCGGAGCACCCGCGGGTCGACCGGTTCACCACCGACGCCCAGCGCGGGGCCGTGGCCGCCTACAAGGCCGAGGCCGCCGCCAAGAGCGACCGCGACCGCCAGATCGCCAAGGAGAAGACGGGCTGCTTCACCGGCGCGTA
This bacterium DNA region includes the following protein-coding sequences:
- a CDS encoding SDR family oxidoreductase, whose amino-acid sequence is MHRTIVLTGATRGLGRALAVEFVRRGHTVLGCGRDAAACAELAAFHGAPHDFAAVDVAAAEAVAAWAARLAAAGPAPDLVINNAALMNTPAPLWEVPADEFARLMDVNVNGTVHVVRAFVPAMITAGRGVVVNLSSGWGRSTSPEVGPYCASKYAVEGLTGSLAAELPAPLAAVALNPGVIDTDMLRSCWAGAAGAYPRPDAWAPRAADLILGLDRSHNGRSLSV
- a CDS encoding AsmA family protein; its protein translation is MRLLQRKPVRALLALLAIVVVAVVAVKVFLPAEKIRDLALAQARQKLGREITVGEVSVSLRGGLGVRLADFAVHNPDGFGGDPLLTTAGLDLKLAVRPLLHGEIQVHRLVLDTPRLNLVRRADGSDNFTFPASGEKPAGGAPGAADGGEAPPPLSVASLTVSSGRVAYTDEGAAPDGMRGTTVDGLALGLSLDTTASGAYHAEGRATAERLAADASRDVAVDNLVLDFSFDTLAEGMYRAGGRATAARLAADGSPGVAVDDLAVDFAVDTPAPEAWHATGRTSARRIAVTGPGQVPELDAGLDFDLTWDGGQRQLDLARVAGEVLGLPLAAAGTVAVADGGARGSLRVQMADQPLARLKPFLPADLQPRFTADGKSGTVSATADLTLTGRQDVPVHTRAEIRARDVDLALAQPFLPPGQKGRLAGRGDVAATVVDTTGNPDRIDYRGTATVREASYTESGLVDELQKLDGRVTFTPTAFVVEQSRAVFASGTFDLTGRLDDPFPYFLPPELQAGKAMKTPRLGFALHAKKLDVDRLIPAASPTGAAAPGAGPGMTRKSPVPDGVEFPDIVCDGTVAADTVVYMQVPLTQVKGQVKVRDRRLSVQDVTAAVYRGTVAGQVDIDLNDLQRPAYSGNYAARNIEVNDFMTRFAGLSGVLFGACNFGGDFAAAGFDPEAIRNSLTLDADALVAQGKVVTQGKVYESLHTVATKTGGSFDQEQALRDLATHVKVQDGRVGVSELTTRLGRFADVTVDGSYAFAGDLDYRGTLLLTETQTAEIFARGPMAELAKLLGSRQPARLRLPISVGGTRTDPKVKIELDGVVDELQKLVVKEQGQKLEDEAKQKVGDLLKKWKK
- a CDS encoding S9 family peptidase codes for the protein MKRVLLVGLIACSALAALAGCGGDGADTRQAAADPAATGPAPLLDRELFFGDPEISGSQLSPDGRWMSFIKPYNGARNIWVKAADAPFDAAKPVTADERPVPGYFWSRDSRHLLYVQDRNGDENFHVWAVDPKGAIVAETGVPVARDLTPVDGVRAQILSVPKSAPDVLMVGLNDRDPSYHDIYKVNIGSGERVLVRENTENVGFWVFDNEGELRLAYRPLPGGGAEILRVDLQGLTQLATATYEENLFPVAFHPDGKHCWIQTNRGEADLDQLMLMDIASGEMKLVEKDPENQVDFGGAVFHPQTDELLATFYVGDRTRVYPKTEMAKKLWADLKQALPDGEIGVTSMADDMSRMLVAVSSDVDPGSVYVFDAGTRQATLQYRSRPDLPSKDLAHMKPVQYQARDGMTIYGYLTLPKGVEAKNLPTVMYIHGGPWARDFWGYDPYAQFLANRGYAVMQVNYRSSTGYGKHYENAGNREWGTGAMQHDITDAVQWLIAEGYADPARVAIFGGSYGGYATLAGVTFTPDLYACGIPYVGPSNLITLIESFPEYWKPFLEGSWYKKVGNPEVEADKTDLIARSPLFHSDRIKVPLLVVHGANDPRVKQHESDQIVVSLREKGKDVEYIVAPDEGHGFRAPNNRKALAVAMEKFLAKQLGGRCQEDVTPETQARLDEITVDVSTVTLDGTDGG
- a CDS encoding PAS domain S-box protein; its protein translation is MSAPHPTPPHLGDDRNFRTFIETIDEIVLIASRQGRIVYTNPATTRILGFTPAELLDMAVPDIHPEWCREEAVAILGEMLDGRRQSCPLPLRGKDGRIVPVETRVWFGRWSGQDCIFGLCKNLSAEQEALEKFEKVFRVNPAPMALSDGETRRFLEINAAYSRVLGWEPDDVVGRTVFDLDMAVDPEAFRQAGGMMSRYGVIRDVPLQVRSRDGNVHDGLFSGEVIRGQGRTYLLTVMVDVTAQRKAEFEREQVIRELRSALDQIEALQRILPICAHCKKIRDDQGYWQQVEAYVSSHTGARFSHGICPDCREEHFGDL
- a CDS encoding FMN-binding negative transcriptional regulator; translation: MYDRPYFKDEDPAAVRAFMTAHPFVLLAGCDADGRPVATQVPVFTDERDGRLVLTGHLAKASDHHKAFAANPRVLAVFTGAHTYVSASWYTEPGVGSTWNYLSVHARGTIRLFGGDELAAVMRRLSLHFENGDESSPTYFANLPDAYKAQFLPMISGFEIVVTELDHVTKLSQNRDAASFRNIRGKLDAQGGDAAIIAGEMSRREAGLYPEADPEA